Proteins from a single region of Hirundo rustica isolate bHirRus1 chromosome 1 unlocalized genomic scaffold, bHirRus1.pri.v3 SUPER_1_unloc_2, whole genome shotgun sequence:
- the LOC120766053 gene encoding erythroblast NAD(P)(+)--arginine ADP-ribosyltransferase-like: protein MAPLAHTLALLAMTLATAAIDEERMDMAPNSFDDQYRGCGPAMTAALPALNRSEFQDNPVFAQAWLKAVAEWQRKGSPVSPLSSPAQAIAVMAYSMNDVHKAFNTAVRTAGSSPWEYRDNFHFKTLHFLLTQALAKLRDAKGQQCRNVFRGVCRYQSKARQGDTVQFGQFASSSLTKESAMRYGTNTLFKVHTCHSVGIQNFSKYPEEEEVLIPPFETFKVTKFTWVGDRAEIQLHSSGTFSKYNCEWLQGGSDPLAPFHFGGFILATTALAVATGIL, encoded by the exons ATGGCCCCCCTGGCtcacaccctggcactgctggcaatGACCTTGGCCACTGCAGCCATTGATGAGGAGCGGATGGACATGGCCCCAAACTCCTTTGATGACCAGTACCGGGGCTGCGGCCCTGCCATGACCGCGGCGTTGCCGGCCCTCAACCGCTCCGAGTTCCAGGACAATCCTGTGTTCGCCCAGGCCTGGCTTAAGGCCGTGGCTGAGTGGCAGAGGAAGGGGtctcctgtgtcccctctgtcgtccccagcccaggccatCGCTGTCATGGCCTACTCAATGAATGATGTGCACAAGGCTTTCAACACGGCCGTGCGCACTGCTGGGAGCTCCCCCTGGGAGtacagggacaacttccacttcAAAACATTGCATTTCCTGCTGACCCAGGCCCTGGCGAAGCTGAGGGACGCCAAGGGACAGCAGTGTCGCAATGTGTTCCGGGGTGTGTGCAGGTACCAGTCCAAGGCACGGCAGGGTGACACCGTCCAGTTTGGTCAATTCGCATCTAGTTCGCTCACCAAAGAATCCGCCATGCGCTATGGGACAAACACGCTGTTCAAGGTGCACACGTGCCACAGCGTGGGCATCCAGAACTTCTCCAAGTAtccagaggaggaagaggtgctGATCCCACCCTTTGAGACATTCAAGGTCACCAAATTCACCTGGGTAGGGGACCGGGCAGAGATCCAGCTCCACTCCTCCGGCACTTTCAGCAAATACAACTGCGAGTGGCTGCAAG GTGGGAGCGACCCCTTGGCCCCCTTCCACTTCGGAGGATTCATCCTGGCCACCACAGCACTGGCAGTGGCCACTGGGATCCTCTGA